Proteins from a genomic interval of Mesobacillus sp. S13:
- a CDS encoding tripeptidase T: MINNERLLNEFLELVQIDSETKYETEIARVLKKKFEDLGVEVFEDDTTTQTGHGAGNLICTLQGTKEGVDTIYFTSHMDTVIPAKGVKPSIQDGYVVTDGTTILGADDKTGLAVMLETVRVLKEQSIPHGTIQFIITVGEESGLVGAKALDSSLVKAKYGYALDSDGKVGNIIVAAPTQAKVAAVIHGKTAHAGVAPEKGVSAITIAAKAVARMPLGRIDEETTANIGRFQGGTQTNIVCDHVEILAEARSLIPEKMEAQVAKMKEAFESAAQEMGGKADVDVQVMYPGFKFGEGDLVVELAKKAAAKIGRSSELLHSGGGSDANVIAGFGVPTVNLAVGYEEIHTTNERMPIEELNKLAEMVIALIEEVAAQ; encoded by the coding sequence ATGATAAATAACGAACGTTTATTGAATGAATTTTTAGAGCTTGTCCAAATTGACTCTGAAACAAAGTATGAAACTGAAATCGCACGCGTCCTTAAGAAAAAATTCGAGGACCTCGGTGTGGAGGTTTTCGAGGACGATACAACTACTCAAACTGGTCATGGTGCCGGAAACCTGATCTGTACTTTACAAGGTACAAAGGAAGGAGTAGATACAATCTACTTTACGTCCCATATGGATACGGTTATTCCTGCAAAAGGAGTTAAGCCATCGATTCAAGACGGTTATGTCGTGACAGATGGAACGACGATCCTTGGTGCGGATGACAAGACCGGTTTGGCTGTCATGCTTGAAACGGTGCGCGTCTTGAAGGAACAATCAATCCCGCATGGTACAATCCAGTTCATCATTACAGTTGGGGAAGAGTCCGGTTTAGTTGGTGCAAAGGCATTGGATTCTTCATTGGTAAAAGCCAAATACGGATATGCACTCGACAGTGATGGTAAGGTAGGAAACATTATTGTTGCAGCACCTACACAGGCAAAGGTAGCAGCTGTCATCCATGGAAAAACGGCTCATGCAGGCGTTGCTCCTGAAAAAGGTGTGTCCGCGATTACAATCGCTGCCAAGGCTGTTGCAAGAATGCCGCTTGGACGTATCGATGAAGAAACAACAGCAAATATCGGCCGTTTTCAGGGTGGAACACAGACGAATATCGTATGCGACCATGTAGAGATCCTTGCTGAAGCGCGTTCTTTGATTCCTGAAAAGATGGAAGCGCAAGTGGCAAAAATGAAAGAAGCGTTCGAATCAGCTGCTCAGGAAATGGGCGGTAAGGCAGATGTCGATGTCCAGGTCATGTACCCTGGCTTCAAATTCGGAGAAGGCGACCTGGTTGTTGAGCTTGCTAAAAAAGCAGCTGCAAAAATCGGCAGAAGCTCCGAATTGCTCCATAGCGGCGGTGGAAGCGACGCAAATGTCATTGCAGGTTTTGGTGTCCCAACCGTCAACCTTGCTGTAGGATATGAAGAAATCCACACAACGAATGAAAGAATGCCAATCGAAGAGCTCAACAAGCTTGCTGAAATGGTCATTGCATTGATTGAAGAAGTAGCAGCACAATAA
- a CDS encoding acyl-CoA carboxylase subunit beta: protein MPDIYEKINELYDKRREIELGGGDERIEKQHEKGKLTARERIDLLVDPGSFVELNPFIQHRSTDFGLENQKGPGDGVVTGYGKVNGRPIYLFSQDFTVFGGALGEMHAKKIANVMDLAAKNGAPFVGLNDSGGARIQEGVVSLDGYGHIFYRNSIYSGVIPQISVIMGPCAGGAVYSPAITDFVFMVEKTSQMFITGPKVIETVTGEKISAEDLGGAIVHNTISGNAHFHGQSEEETLEQVRLLLSYLPQSYEEKPPRLEADAEDDYRPDLTDAIPFDAIRPYDVRRVIEQVVDAGSFLEIQKDFAKNIVIGLARIKGEVVGLVCNQPKVMAGGLDIDSSDKASRFIRFCDSFNIPIITFEDVTGFFPGIKQEHGGIIRHGAKILYAYSEATVPKLTVILRKAYGGAYVALNSKSIGADLVFAWPNAEIAVMGPQGAANIIFAKEIQNSDNPEQTRQQKIDEYREKFANPYVAASQGMVDDVIDPRETRIKLIQSLEMLRTKKEDRPGKKHGNIPL, encoded by the coding sequence ATGCCAGACATCTATGAAAAAATCAATGAACTATATGATAAACGCAGGGAAATCGAACTGGGCGGCGGTGACGAACGGATCGAAAAGCAGCATGAAAAAGGCAAGCTGACTGCTCGTGAACGAATCGATTTGCTTGTCGATCCAGGCAGTTTTGTGGAGTTGAATCCATTCATCCAGCATAGGAGCACAGACTTTGGACTTGAGAACCAGAAGGGACCTGGGGATGGAGTTGTAACCGGTTACGGTAAGGTGAATGGCAGGCCGATTTATTTGTTTTCACAGGATTTCACCGTGTTTGGCGGAGCCTTGGGTGAAATGCATGCAAAGAAAATCGCCAATGTAATGGATCTGGCAGCTAAAAATGGTGCTCCATTCGTGGGGTTGAATGACTCCGGGGGAGCGAGGATCCAGGAGGGTGTCGTTTCACTTGATGGATATGGGCATATTTTTTACCGCAATTCTATCTATTCTGGGGTCATCCCGCAAATTTCCGTGATCATGGGTCCGTGTGCTGGTGGTGCGGTTTACTCTCCAGCCATTACTGATTTTGTTTTCATGGTCGAAAAAACGAGCCAGATGTTCATCACTGGTCCTAAAGTAATTGAAACGGTTACCGGTGAGAAAATTTCTGCGGAAGACCTCGGCGGTGCAATTGTACATAACACGATCAGTGGGAATGCTCATTTTCATGGGCAGTCAGAAGAAGAAACATTAGAGCAGGTAAGGCTGCTGTTAAGCTATCTGCCGCAAAGCTATGAAGAAAAGCCTCCGAGACTGGAGGCAGATGCTGAAGATGACTACAGGCCGGATTTGACAGATGCCATTCCATTCGATGCGATAAGGCCGTATGACGTGCGTAGAGTGATTGAGCAGGTAGTCGATGCCGGCTCATTCCTTGAGATACAGAAGGATTTTGCCAAAAACATTGTCATTGGTCTGGCAAGAATTAAAGGCGAGGTCGTCGGTCTTGTCTGCAACCAGCCTAAGGTAATGGCAGGCGGACTTGATATTGACTCTTCCGATAAAGCATCCCGTTTCATCAGATTCTGTGATTCTTTCAATATTCCAATCATCACTTTTGAGGATGTAACAGGATTCTTCCCGGGTATCAAGCAGGAGCATGGCGGCATCATCCGTCATGGCGCGAAAATCCTTTATGCCTATTCAGAAGCAACTGTTCCGAAGCTTACCGTTATTTTACGAAAAGCATACGGGGGTGCATATGTTGCCCTGAACAGTAAATCCATCGGAGCGGATCTTGTGTTTGCATGGCCGAATGCTGAAATTGCCGTCATGGGGCCACAGGGAGCTGCCAATATTATTTTTGCGAAGGAAATTCAGAACAGCGACAACCCTGAGCAGACCAGGCAGCAGAAAATCGATGAGTACCGTGAAAAATTCGCGAATCCATATGTCGCAGCAAGTCAGGGAATGGTCGATGATGTCATCGATCCGCGGGAAACACGAATCAAATTAATTCAGTCTCTGGAAATGCTGCGGACAAAGAAGGAAGACAGACCAGGCAAAAAACACGGCAATATCCCACTGTAG
- a CDS encoding L,D-transpeptidase, whose amino-acid sequence MPVFISMLLAAFIFSPIWPLGPNPMPGDPFVIVNKRTNEVALINENRVQTVVSAATGKSEDLTPEGLFTVTVKAPDPYYRKKDIPGGDPKNPLGSRWIGFDAENTDGRTYGIHGTNDPSSIGKRISQGCVRLQNEAVESLYDYIPLGTKILITSTSEDFIELGKEYGAIDK is encoded by the coding sequence ATGCCAGTGTTTATTTCTATGCTTCTAGCAGCGTTCATCTTTTCACCTATTTGGCCTCTGGGACCAAATCCGATGCCTGGAGACCCATTCGTGATTGTGAATAAGAGAACGAACGAAGTCGCTTTGATCAACGAGAACAGAGTCCAGACGGTTGTCAGTGCGGCTACTGGCAAATCAGAGGACCTGACGCCTGAAGGGCTTTTCACTGTCACTGTTAAAGCACCTGATCCATATTATCGCAAAAAGGACATCCCGGGTGGCGACCCCAAAAACCCACTCGGCAGCAGATGGATTGGGTTTGACGCTGAAAATACAGATGGCCGGACATATGGAATCCACGGGACGAACGACCCTTCAAGCATCGGGAAAAGAATATCTCAGGGCTGTGTCCGCCTTCAAAATGAGGCAGTTGAATCATTGTATGACTATATACCCTTAGGAACAAAAATCCTGATTACATCGACCTCTGAAGATTTTATAGAATTAGGCAAAGAATATGGAGCAATCGACAAATAG
- the mce gene encoding methylmalonyl-CoA epimerase yields the protein MIKKVDHIGIAVKSIEHALPFYTDVLKLPLLGIEEVESEKVKVAFLKAGQTKLELLEPLSEESAIASFIEKRGEGIHHVALGVDSIQERINDMKENGIRMIQDAPKKGAGGALVAFMHPKSTGSVLYELCEKNGEAE from the coding sequence ATGATTAAAAAGGTCGACCATATCGGCATTGCTGTCAAATCTATTGAGCATGCCCTCCCATTTTATACAGATGTGCTGAAGCTGCCATTGCTTGGGATAGAGGAAGTAGAAAGCGAGAAAGTCAAAGTAGCTTTCCTGAAAGCAGGACAAACAAAACTTGAACTCCTTGAACCTTTATCTGAGGAGAGCGCCATCGCAAGTTTTATTGAAAAGCGAGGAGAAGGAATTCATCATGTCGCACTCGGCGTAGACTCGATCCAGGAAAGAATCAATGATATGAAGGAAAATGGAATTAGAATGATTCAGGATGCTCCAAAGAAAGGTGCAGGGGGTGCGCTGGTCGCATTCATGCATCCAAAATCGACAGGAAGTGTTTTATACGAACTTTGCGAGAAGAACGGGGAGGCGGAATAG
- a CDS encoding DNA polymerase IV, protein MKEMYPKNGKVILHVDMNSFYASVEMAYDSELKGKPLAIAGNPEERRGIIVTCSYEARKVGVKTTMPLWEAKKLCPELIIMKPNFDRYRTASAAMFDILRQYTEAVEPVSIDEGYMDITNCSELGAPLEIAEGIQKRIYEQLDLPCSIGVAPNKFLAKTASDMKKPMGITVLRKRDIPRILWPLEVGEMHGVGTKTADKLKSIGINTIGGLAAANEIQLKGLLGINGLRLKERANGQDNRRVDPDSVYDFKSIGNSTTLPRDISNQHELLKVLDVLSGQVAARMKRKEAVATSISVMIRFKDRKTITRSQKLQNPISKQDEIASAAKMLFLKHWNGDPIRLLGITGTDLLEADKAVKQLDLFSYEQDAKKEPLINTMSQLREKYGKSIIESAGSQVNKPRTSENPGAGTSFNKDFLQGRKSEEKD, encoded by the coding sequence ATGAAAGAAATGTATCCAAAAAACGGCAAAGTCATTTTGCATGTTGATATGAATAGCTTCTATGCCTCAGTAGAAATGGCTTACGATTCTGAATTGAAGGGAAAGCCACTGGCTATTGCCGGCAATCCTGAAGAAAGACGCGGAATCATTGTCACGTGCAGTTATGAAGCGAGAAAGGTCGGCGTCAAAACGACAATGCCTTTATGGGAAGCCAAAAAGCTTTGCCCAGAATTAATCATAATGAAACCGAACTTTGATAGATACCGTACAGCATCTGCGGCGATGTTCGATATTTTGCGCCAGTATACAGAAGCTGTAGAACCTGTTTCCATTGATGAAGGGTATATGGATATAACGAATTGCTCAGAACTCGGCGCGCCTCTTGAAATCGCTGAAGGCATCCAAAAGAGAATTTATGAGCAGCTTGACTTGCCATGCAGCATCGGGGTTGCACCAAACAAATTCCTGGCGAAAACGGCTTCCGATATGAAGAAGCCAATGGGAATCACTGTTCTTAGAAAGCGTGACATCCCGCGGATTCTCTGGCCGCTCGAGGTCGGGGAAATGCATGGAGTAGGAACAAAAACAGCGGACAAACTAAAAAGTATTGGAATCAATACAATAGGCGGGTTGGCGGCTGCAAATGAAATCCAGCTGAAAGGACTGCTGGGCATAAATGGATTACGATTGAAAGAAAGAGCAAATGGACAGGACAATCGCCGGGTGGATCCCGATTCTGTCTACGATTTCAAGAGCATCGGCAACTCGACAACGCTGCCCCGTGATATTTCAAATCAGCATGAGCTCCTCAAAGTTCTTGATGTGCTTTCAGGGCAAGTAGCGGCAAGGATGAAAAGGAAGGAAGCTGTAGCCACCAGCATTAGCGTGATGATCCGCTTTAAGGACAGGAAGACGATCACCAGGAGCCAAAAGCTGCAGAACCCCATATCGAAGCAGGACGAAATAGCCTCGGCCGCAAAAATGCTTTTCCTGAAGCATTGGAATGGAGATCCTATCAGGCTATTGGGAATCACGGGAACGGATTTGCTTGAAGCAGACAAAGCAGTCAAGCAGCTTGACCTTTTTTCTTATGAGCAGGATGCTAAAAAGGAGCCGCTGATCAATACGATGAGCCAGTTGCGTGAGAAATACGGCAAGAGCATCATTGAAAGTGCAGGTTCTCAGGTGAACAAGCCCAGAACCAGCGAGAATCCGGGGGCTGGGACGAGCTTCAATAAGGATTTCCTCCAGGGGCGCAAAAGTGAGGAAAAAGATTAA
- a CDS encoding zinc ribbon domain-containing protein, producing MQGNGCIKCGSRDAGQKDVAMTGTGLSKMFDIQNNQFTVVYCKNCGYSEFYNKNASAGSNILDFFFGG from the coding sequence ATGCAAGGTAATGGCTGTATTAAATGTGGAAGCAGGGATGCAGGGCAGAAAGATGTAGCAATGACGGGGACGGGCTTGTCCAAGATGTTTGATATCCAAAACAACCAGTTCACCGTTGTCTATTGCAAGAATTGCGGATACTCGGAGTTCTACAATAAAAATGCATCTGCTGGATCAAACATTCTTGATTTCTTTTTTGGAGGCTGA
- the prli42 gene encoding stressosome-associated protein Prli42 → MRKTNVRKVVVYIMLFTMLASTLLMGLSTFL, encoded by the coding sequence ATGCGTAAAACCAATGTCAGGAAGGTCGTAGTATACATCATGCTTTTTACTATGCTTGCTTCAACCCTTCTTATGGGATTGTCCACATTTCTATAA
- a CDS encoding chemotaxis protein CheW yields the protein MADSNKTVVFQAGNEEYAFPILYVVSIEKMEGMTAIPHMPDYVTGITKVRGDLIPVIDLEKVLYHRDIQADDKTRLIVLETSDISLGVLVRDAKEILEIPEENMKQPGLIAYQNTKFITGIANLDKRMIMIIDPQTLITSLEGIKEIKDYMKQQKQEIHN from the coding sequence ATGGCTGATAGCAATAAGACGGTTGTATTCCAAGCAGGAAATGAAGAATACGCTTTTCCGATTCTTTATGTCGTTTCAATTGAAAAAATGGAAGGGATGACAGCGATTCCGCATATGCCTGATTATGTCACCGGAATCACAAAGGTAAGGGGAGATTTGATACCGGTCATTGATCTTGAAAAGGTCCTTTACCATCGGGATATTCAGGCGGATGACAAGACGAGACTGATTGTGCTGGAGACTTCGGACATCTCTTTGGGAGTCCTCGTTAGAGATGCGAAGGAAATCCTTGAAATTCCCGAGGAAAACATGAAGCAGCCTGGACTTATCGCCTACCAAAACACAAAATTCATTACGGGAATCGCCAATTTGGATAAACGAATGATCATGATCATTGACCCGCAAACCCTGATCACTTCACTAGAAGGAATCAAAGAAATCAAAGACTATATGAAACAGCAAAAGCAGGAAATACATAATTAA
- the gndA gene encoding NADP-dependent phosphogluconate dehydrogenase translates to MSKQQIGVIGLAVMGKNLAMNIESRGYSVSVYNRSREKTDEMLEETKGKKVVGTYSIEEFVQSLEKPRKILLMVKAGAATDATIDQLKPHLEKGDIIIDGGNTYFADTQRRNQELSELGLHFIGTGVSGGEEGALHGPSIMPGGQKEAYDLVAPIFQDIAAKVNGEACTTYIGPDGAGHYVKMVHNGIEYGDMQLISESYFMLKHVLGLNADELHEVFAEWNKGELDSYLIEITADIFTKKDDETGEPLVDMILDTAGQKGTGKWTSQSALDLGVPLPIITESVFARFISAMKQERVEASKVLSGPEARSFDGDRDAFIESIRKALYLSKICSYAQGFAQMRAASEEYGWDLNYGYIAMIFRGGCIIRAQFLQKIKEAYDRDPALKNLLLDPYFKEIAESYQQSLREIISAAVMNGIPVPSFSAALSYFDSYRTETLPANLIQAQRDYFGAHTYQRIDKEGIFHTEWME, encoded by the coding sequence ATGTCAAAACAGCAAATTGGAGTCATTGGCCTTGCTGTCATGGGAAAAAACCTTGCCATGAATATCGAAAGCAGAGGCTATTCTGTTTCAGTATATAACCGGTCCAGGGAAAAGACGGATGAAATGCTTGAGGAAACGAAAGGCAAGAAGGTCGTCGGAACTTATTCTATCGAAGAATTTGTTCAATCTCTTGAAAAACCAAGAAAGATCCTTCTGATGGTGAAAGCTGGAGCCGCAACAGATGCGACGATCGATCAACTAAAACCTCATCTTGAAAAGGGCGATATTATCATTGACGGCGGCAATACATATTTTGCTGATACTCAGCGTCGGAACCAGGAATTGAGCGAGCTTGGACTTCACTTCATTGGCACAGGTGTATCTGGCGGTGAGGAAGGGGCACTTCATGGACCTTCCATCATGCCTGGCGGACAAAAAGAAGCGTATGACCTTGTGGCCCCAATCTTCCAGGATATCGCTGCAAAGGTTAATGGAGAAGCTTGCACCACCTACATTGGCCCTGATGGAGCAGGACATTATGTGAAAATGGTACACAACGGAATAGAATACGGAGATATGCAGCTGATTTCTGAATCCTATTTTATGTTAAAGCATGTACTTGGATTGAATGCTGACGAGCTGCATGAAGTATTTGCAGAATGGAATAAAGGTGAGCTTGATAGCTATCTGATTGAAATTACGGCTGATATTTTTACAAAGAAAGATGATGAAACCGGCGAACCACTTGTTGATATGATTCTTGATACCGCTGGCCAGAAAGGCACTGGAAAATGGACGAGCCAAAGTGCGCTTGACTTAGGGGTGCCGCTGCCAATCATCACTGAATCTGTTTTCGCCCGCTTCATTTCAGCAATGAAACAAGAGCGTGTCGAAGCAAGCAAAGTCCTCTCTGGCCCTGAAGCAAGATCATTTGATGGCGATCGCGATGCATTCATTGAATCCATTCGAAAGGCACTTTATTTGAGCAAAATTTGTTCTTATGCTCAAGGATTTGCGCAAATGAGAGCGGCGTCTGAAGAGTATGGCTGGGATTTGAATTACGGCTACATTGCGATGATCTTCCGCGGAGGCTGCATTATCAGAGCTCAGTTCCTTCAAAAAATCAAAGAAGCATACGATCGGGATCCAGCTCTTAAAAACCTGCTGCTCGATCCATACTTCAAGGAAATCGCAGAAAGCTACCAGCAGTCATTGAGGGAAATTATCTCGGCAGCCGTCATGAACGGCATACCGGTGCCAAGCTTCTCCGCTGCACTTTCTTATTTTGACAGCTACCGTACTGAAACACTGCCTGCCAATCTGATCCAGGCACAGCGCGATTATTTTGGTGCCCACACGTATCAGCGCATCGACAAAGAAGGAATCTTCCACACTGAGTGGATGGAATAA
- a CDS encoding alpha/beta hydrolase produces the protein MAEDYPVLQGAEPFYFEGNSVGILVSHGFTGSTQSMRPLGEAFAAAGYTVCGPRLKGHGTHYEDMEQTTYQDWIASVEEGLKWLKARCDKIYVTGLSMGGTLTLYMAENYPEVRGIVLINAAIDIPAMEPVLQLEGTRFLDAIGSDIKKPGITELAYEKTPVQSIKEILAFMKVVKEDLSKVSCPALIFVSDEDHVVPPDNSQKIYEEISSELKEIIYLKDSFHVATLDNDQKIIIDNTLAFIKKH, from the coding sequence ATGGCAGAAGATTATCCAGTTTTACAGGGGGCAGAACCGTTTTATTTTGAAGGGAATTCTGTAGGCATATTGGTTTCGCATGGATTTACCGGATCCACACAGAGTATGCGGCCGCTGGGAGAGGCATTTGCTGCTGCAGGATATACTGTTTGCGGACCACGATTGAAAGGTCACGGTACACATTATGAGGACATGGAACAAACAACCTATCAGGATTGGATCGCATCGGTAGAAGAAGGACTTAAATGGTTAAAAGCACGATGCGATAAGATTTATGTAACTGGCCTGTCAATGGGAGGAACATTGACTCTTTACATGGCTGAGAATTATCCTGAAGTCAGGGGAATTGTCTTGATCAATGCGGCCATTGATATTCCCGCAATGGAGCCGGTCCTCCAGCTGGAAGGAACAAGATTTCTGGATGCTATTGGTTCAGACATCAAGAAGCCGGGAATTACGGAACTTGCTTACGAAAAAACCCCTGTTCAATCCATTAAAGAAATATTGGCTTTTATGAAAGTAGTAAAAGAAGACCTATCCAAGGTTTCTTGTCCAGCTTTGATCTTTGTTTCGGACGAAGACCATGTTGTCCCGCCTGATAATTCACAAAAGATTTATGAGGAGATCAGCTCTGAATTAAAAGAAATCATTTACTTGAAAGATAGCTTTCATGTGGCTACTCTCGATAATGACCAAAAAATAATCATTGATAATACGCTCGCATTCATCAAAAAACACTAG
- a CDS encoding methyl-accepting chemotaxis protein, whose protein sequence is MQHWSIGRKYASVFAFIMVIFLGSFIYLSTVLTNLQGAINLAEEKSDYAIMISEMGASFRQKYIIITDYITEPKPELLTAYEKEAEQFNASSKKLQAYVKTEEAKTLLNAIMNIDQHMDKVWEEDILKTVTEFQQNFEQVDIYTQISLTNKAETIRDMNIEKLNAIRTTILEDRTKIMEETHSSIASMIRNTFILIILAFIISSVSMYFVSRNISKNLKNVVGYCKKLAAGELNVQALEAKSKDEVGQIILAMNQLSGNLKTSISSIIASSNQVNEMSRNLKFNAEATTEANNEITASIMHVASSSDEQVKISERTNEAVEDVSSQLIEVTGSLKETLHTTSSTKDKIEEGKLYAFNVTEQMDQINGKVSELASVIHSLKNNSQEIHRIIEIITDISNQTNLLALNAAIEAARAGEHGKGFGVVAQEVRKLAEQSAGAADSIRTILEQTGKETNQAVNVMDESQTTVQKGNELVEKVAEIFTEIAQSIEEVSLKGNTVSSAVMNANEKMESMTQSANEVITASSRSALFLEQVAATTEEQNATMQELLESSNKLSDMAEDLRKSFSSFKL, encoded by the coding sequence ATGCAGCATTGGTCAATTGGCAGAAAGTATGCAAGCGTTTTCGCATTTATAATGGTCATATTTCTGGGCAGCTTTATTTATTTATCAACGGTTTTAACAAATCTTCAAGGAGCGATTAATCTTGCTGAGGAGAAAAGTGATTATGCAATCATGATCAGTGAAATGGGGGCTTCTTTCCGCCAGAAGTATATTATTATTACAGACTACATAACTGAACCAAAACCAGAACTTCTTACCGCTTATGAAAAAGAGGCTGAACAATTCAATGCTTCATCGAAAAAACTGCAAGCGTATGTGAAGACAGAAGAAGCAAAAACTTTGCTTAATGCGATTATGAACATAGATCAACACATGGATAAAGTGTGGGAAGAAGATATCTTGAAGACTGTCACAGAATTCCAGCAGAACTTTGAACAGGTTGATATTTATACCCAGATCAGCCTGACTAACAAAGCAGAGACAATCCGTGATATGAACATTGAAAAACTAAATGCTATCAGGACAACGATTCTTGAGGACAGAACAAAAATCATGGAGGAAACCCATTCTTCAATAGCTTCAATGATCCGAAACACTTTCATCCTTATCATACTTGCATTCATCATTTCGTCTGTATCCATGTATTTTGTTTCCCGCAACATCAGCAAAAACCTTAAAAATGTAGTCGGATACTGCAAAAAACTAGCTGCAGGTGAATTGAATGTCCAAGCCTTGGAAGCAAAGAGCAAGGATGAAGTCGGCCAAATCATTCTGGCAATGAACCAATTGTCTGGTAACTTGAAAACTTCCATCTCAAGTATAATTGCTTCTTCTAACCAGGTAAACGAAATGTCGAGGAACTTAAAATTCAATGCTGAGGCCACGACAGAAGCCAATAATGAAATTACAGCATCCATCATGCATGTGGCATCTTCATCTGACGAACAAGTGAAAATCTCAGAACGTACAAATGAAGCGGTTGAAGATGTTTCTTCCCAATTAATTGAAGTCACTGGTTCGCTAAAAGAGACACTTCATACAACATCAAGCACAAAGGATAAGATCGAGGAAGGCAAACTATATGCATTTAACGTCACAGAACAGATGGACCAGATTAATGGAAAAGTCTCCGAATTAGCGAGTGTGATTCATTCTCTGAAAAATAATTCTCAGGAAATTCATCGAATCATCGAGATCATCACGGATATTTCCAATCAAACCAATCTGCTGGCATTAAATGCTGCAATTGAAGCAGCAAGAGCTGGAGAGCATGGAAAAGGTTTTGGTGTCGTGGCACAGGAAGTCCGCAAGCTGGCTGAACAATCAGCTGGTGCAGCAGACAGCATCCGCACCATTCTTGAACAGACAGGAAAAGAAACGAACCAGGCCGTAAACGTCATGGATGAAAGCCAAACGACCGTACAAAAAGGAAATGAACTTGTCGAGAAAGTAGCAGAAATCTTCACGGAAATAGCACAATCGATCGAAGAGGTCAGCTTGAAGGGAAACACTGTTAGCAGCGCCGTCATGAATGCAAATGAAAAAATGGAATCAATGACGCAGTCAGCCAATGAAGTGATTACTGCTTCCTCAAGATCCGCATTATTCCTGGAGCAGGTAGCCGCAACAACCGAAGAACAAAATGCTACAATGCAAGAGCTGTTGGAATCATCCAACAAGCTGTCTGACATGGCAGAAGACTTGAGAAAGTCATTCTCCAGCTTCAAACTATAA
- a CDS encoding TIGR02206 family membrane protein, which produces MEWFGHSNKGFNFDMFSLSHYVTLTIFFLVCSLIFIHRKKLSVERWRKAELGTALSLIMIEITNHLWMYKHAVWKLGRSMPLELCNIGLLLAIGLLLTRKKILFELLFFIALLGATQAIITPALTYDFPHFRFFHFFYAHMMIVWVTLYFLWAKGYYPTFRSVIKVVLFINMLLPVILFINTTADGNYWFLRHKPKSPSFLDLLGPYPWYIFSLESLLVILSLITWLCMRSWLKGEKRSSYSES; this is translated from the coding sequence ATGGAGTGGTTTGGTCATAGCAATAAAGGTTTTAACTTTGATATGTTTTCCTTGAGTCATTATGTTACCCTAACAATCTTTTTTTTGGTTTGCTCTCTCATTTTCATTCACCGAAAGAAATTAAGCGTGGAGCGGTGGAGAAAAGCAGAACTGGGTACAGCCCTGTCATTAATAATGATTGAGATCACCAACCACCTTTGGATGTACAAGCATGCTGTCTGGAAATTAGGACGATCAATGCCGCTGGAATTATGCAATATTGGGCTCTTGCTCGCGATTGGTTTATTACTGACCAGGAAGAAAATACTTTTTGAACTGCTATTTTTCATTGCTTTATTAGGGGCAACTCAAGCCATAATAACACCCGCATTAACCTATGATTTTCCTCACTTCCGATTTTTCCACTTTTTCTATGCTCATATGATGATTGTATGGGTGACCCTTTATTTTCTTTGGGCTAAAGGTTATTACCCTACCTTCAGATCGGTTATAAAAGTTGTGCTCTTTATCAATATGTTGTTGCCAGTCATCCTGTTCATTAATACGACAGCTGACGGAAATTACTGGTTTTTACGTCATAAACCGAAAAGCCCAAGTTTCCTGGATTTACTCGGCCCCTATCCATGGTATATTTTTTCTTTGGAAAGTTTATTGGTGATTTTGAGTTTAATCACCTGGCTCTGCATGCGGAGCTGGCTAAAAGGTGAGAAAAGATCCTCCTATTCAGAGTCATGA